The genomic segment CATGTTTGAAAGGTGGAAAACGAAAATCTATATTAACCGTATTTTGTAGGTCAACAGGGACGATTATACTTGACTTATCGTTAGGCGTGTCCCAGGTGTGGCAACGTATTTGATACGACCCAGCAATCAGGTTGGTGAATTGATACCTACCTCTGCTGTCTGAGAAAGTCGTTGCTCTCCTTTGACTGACACCATCCCCTCCGATCAAAATTGCCTCCACAAGAACACCAGCATTTGGGGTATTATTGTCAAGTGCCAATACGTTCCCTGAGATACTAATAGCCTTCCCTAAAGTCATGTTCATTTTCGCACGATCACCTGCAGAAAGTTGGACTCCTATTTCCCAATTACCTTTATCTCCATGGGTGGCTTGAATATCATAGTGTCCACTTGCTGGATAGACTGAAAACTGGTAAAAGCCTTCGGCATCAGTTTCTGTTTTGGCGATCATAGTGCTGCCCTGCCATAGGTGCAGGGGGACATTGGCTAAGGTCTTTCCCGACGCATCGGTAATGATCCCGGTTATCACCGCACGTGTCGGTGGAAGCACACGCGTTGTTAATGCCCAATTCCCCAACCCGTTTGAGACCTTTATCAGGCAGCGGTTTTTACCCTGACGCAATGAAACAGGAACCCTATCTTCATCCGCAACGAGCGGCCTTCTAACTATTTGCGTGTGTACCCTTTGATCGTTCAGAAAAACCGCGACGCCATCATCACTGCCAACAAGGATTTCTCCGTCGCCATCCATATTGCTTTCCAGCAGGCAGAACACATAGCAAACCGCTTCTCGATGATTTCCAACGGCATCAAGCAAATTGACGATGCTTCCTTCGGAGCGATATACCGTCCACGTCAAGGTTTCTCCTTCAGAAGTGGTCACTGTATCGCCGGGTTTGGGATTAGCAGAAGCCTCGCCGTTAGCAGACGCGAGGAAATCGGTCTCCAAATCCTCTGGGAAAAAGGGACCTAACACCAGCCATTCTTTGATGAACGTGCCATCAACGGGGTGCGTTGGGACATTATCTTGAGCGTGTGCAACGGTAACGTAGAGACTGAAGAAAACAAGAATCCAACACCGTGCAGAAAAGAGGTTATGCATCTGTTCTCCGGATAAAACTATTCATTCCAGCATATTTGCCGAGTAACAAAGCCTTCAATTATTATTTAATGACACGACTTGTCAGTGAAAAGGGTGCATATTTTTAGAGTGCAAAGGACGCTAAAATTTATTTATCAGATACGCGCTAATAAATGATAATAGCACATTTAGCAAAGAAAGTCAAATCAGGGAATGACTGTTTGTGGTAGGCAAATCTATCAATTTTCAGTGGTATGATGGCACTTGAAAATCATCCAATCTCCATACGCAGAAAAGAGAGAAACGTGCCAACGAACAGCACCAGCAGGAACAGAATCAACAGTAGGAGGTCGATGATTGCGGCATTAAAATCCGCACGAAAACGGTGTTGATCCTCAAATTTCGGGACGGCATCGAAGTTCACAGGTTTTTGCGATGTCCCTTCTGGAATACCGACCGCATGTGGACTTTCAGGGTCTGCGCGATCCGTATCAATGAGGAATTGTCGAAACTGTTTGGCGTATTGGCGTGTTTGAGTGATGAAGTCTAAATGGCGAGGCAAACCGGTACCCGCCAGCCCTTCAAAAGCATACTGCACAATAGCTGCTGGCGAAATACGGGTAAGTGAACGAGCCGTTTGAATCTGACGGAGTTCCGCTGAAAGGTAGCCTGTATGCAAGCGATCCCGTAATTCTGCATCTTTATTAACATATTCCGCACCTAACGCTGTTGCGATTGTCGCCGGAGTTTCTCGTTTGGGCGGTTCTTTGATACGAGCAAAGTAGCGTCTTTGTAAATCTTCGCGTGAATCCCGAGCCTGCGCCATAAATTCTCTGGCGGGGGGACGGGCATGCAAACGGTTACCGACGGAACCGAGAGCATTTGGCAGTAGCACCACCCAAACCGTCCAAATCAACAATAGAACCGCCAAGCTCGTCGAGGACTCTCTAATACGACTGGAAACAAGGATTCCCAAAAAAATAAAAATTGAGGTATAAATCAAGGCGACACAGATGATCAAACCCAACCGTACCCAATGGCTGCTGCTGAATGGAACGGTCTCTGAAAGGTATATGATGAAGATACTGACAATCGCTGCAAATAAAAAAGGGATTGCAATCGTAAAGAAAGCACCGAGAAATTTACCACAAATCACGGCACTCCGTGAAATACTATTTGATAGCATCAACCGCAGTGTGCCACGTTCTTGTTCACCGGAAATGGAATCAAACGTGAACAGAATACCCATGAAACTTAGTAGAACAGCCGTCACGAATCCCCAATCGATTTTGATATAGCTCGGCATAATACTTCTCTCGCTTGGAACCTGCTCTGCAATGAACAGTATATCAACATTGGGGGGATAGGTTAACCCCCATATTTCTGTGAATTCGTAGGAAGTATCTCCGTTCCACCAGCGGCGTGTCCGACCGTCAGTGTTACCGCGGACTTCGTCAAGCAGGAGTTTTTCGCCGCCATCTGCAGAAAAAGATAGAGGACTCGGTTTTTTGTAGAGGTGCCCAGGGCCCCTTAGAGCCAGATCATACAGTGTCTCACACCGAGATTGCAATCGGTTTTGTGAGGCAATAGTCCGTCCTCGATAGATATCAATTCGCTGCTTGTATTCTCCAAGATACACAACGGCATTGACAATCATCAGTATTAAAATTAATAGTGTTGTCAGTGCAAAGCGGAGACTGCTTAAGTGATCGTACAGTTCCCGTATGACGATGTGAAAAATCATTTTTTAAAACCTAAATCTCCTGCCTGACGAAAATGGCAAAGGTCGCCAAGAACAACGCAACATTGAGTAGTATCAATAACTGCAGGTCGGGGAGTGCCCGTGTAGCGTTTATCCAGAGATTGGCGCGTTGATAGACAAATCTCGGCAGATCGTCTAAGTTGATGGCACCTTTATCGCTCGCAAACCACTGTCGACTTGAAAAGGCATCTTCATCATAAAAGTAATTAATCAGCGTGCGTCGGTAGTGGCGCGCCGTCTCAAAGAAGTCCACAACGCCATCAAGGTCTGTTCCCAACCACGCCTGTGTTGCGAGATTATACATCGCTGCCGGGGAAAGTCGAAGTAGATTCTGCGCGATTCTGGCTCTCCGAAACCGGATTTGATCTAAGGCAGGCAGGCGTATCAATCCCATTCTCTCTGCTGCGTCAATGTGTAAGGGTGCTAAGAATTGATGGTAGCGGATAACATGTGGAACGCGTTTTTCAGATTCCGGGCTGATGGATTGCCAATCATAAGCTCTAAAGTTTATACGCATCAGCGTTCTTTGGTTATTGAGACCTACATTTAATCCACCGCGAGAGCCTTCTACGTTAAAGTGGTCGCTTTCGCCTGCAATCCCATCGTTCCGAAGATATTCCATAGCCTCTTCATTGGCTGTCTCTCGTATTTGCCACATCGCATCGTAACTCGAATCTATCAGACTCCTTTGCGGCTTTATCAGTTGATCAACCACCGACACACTAACAGAAGGATAAACCAATACCAATACCACCCAGACAAATAGAGAGATCATGAGTGCTGTTGCGGTGCGGTGCACTGATGCAGAAATAAAAAATCCTATCAAATAGATAGCAGAAAGATAGATAATCGAAGTTAGTAGGATGCCAGCAATTCGTAGAAAATCCGCTTCACTAAAGACGATTGAACCCGTTGATACGATCCAAATCAAGGCGATGATAAAACTGATGATGAGCGGTAGGATTAGACATGTCATTGCACCAACGTACTTCGCGCCCAAAATGCTTCCACGTCTCACCGGATGGCTCATTGTCAGGCGCATTGTCCCGCTTTCACGTTCGCCTGCAATCGCATCGTAAGCAAACAGCAGTGCCAGTAATGAAAGCACAAACTGAAAAACAAAAACGAGGTCGATTCGGTAGAAATGATCGATGAAAAAATTGCCAGAACTGTGGGAATGCGCATCCCACAAGACAGGGACATGTGTGTAATAGATTCGCAGCGTATTGCCGAGCCGACTGTCCATACCGGCGTTAAAAATACTCATCGGATTCGGCGGTCGATCAACCTTTGGCATTAAAAAGGAATAGGTTCGGGTGGCCAAAAGTTCATCACGGTGCGCATCTCTGGCGGCATTGTAACTTGCTAACCGTTGTTCATAATCGTTAATTCTGATGAACATGGTTGTGGCAACCAGCAGCAGACAGGTAATCACCGTAATAGCAAAACGAAATGTGATTAGATGCGCGAGAATCTCACGCCTCAATAGTACCCAAAACATTGCCCTATTCCTACGATCTAATATGTTTTGATAGTACAAGACGAAAATTGTGCATTTTGTGCGGAGATAAATATCTGGAATTTGCTAATATAGGACTTACGCAAGACTTTAAAACTGTGTCATACTTTGGTATTAACGTGAGTTTGACAAAACATCTTGAATGTTGTAGGTTGGGTTGAATGGGAATCTACTAAAAAGTGTATAGCGAAGATTACTTCCAGGAGGGACCCTGAAAATACCAGAGGCTTCGTGAAACCCAACGTTTTTCTATTTCCAACGTGATTTGTTTGTTGGGTTTCGCTATATCTCTTTACCTCAAAGATTCATGGCAGGGCGGAATTTACCCTATAAACAGAACTGTTTGGGCCTTTACCGCTCAACCCAACCTACGAAAACAGATGCTGAAGTTCCGCTTACAGATCAGCAATTTTTGAAAGTTCGTTCTCGCAAACGTGTATCTCCTCATTGATGAACTGAATTTTCTCGTCTACCTCAGCAAGCGTACGGTCTTTTGTTTCGACAACTTCTTTGCGAAAATCCTGTAGCCTCTCCAGTTTTGCTTTGAGAGCATGATGCTTGTCTTTCAGCAAAGACTGCCTTGCTTCGAGTTCAACGTGATCTTTTGCTTCTTCTGTCATTATAGCTTCTCCTCAATTAATCCTGAGAATGATAGTCTTCAGGGTTCAGATAGACGGTTACCATACCGACGAAGTTCAAGAAATAGAAAACCGCATCGTTTTTAGGTTCGATGAGATCGTCTTCCGTACGCTTCACTAACGCTCCATCTGCTAACATTTCCACGGTTTCCTCCATCTCACTTTCGGAAATACCACAGCCGTTTGCTAAATCCGCAACCGATTTTTTGCCCTCCACTAAATGTCTTAAAACAGCGACTACGGTAGGATTCGTAAAGTATTTCGCAAGATTCACGATTTCAGCATCGGGTGCGTTGGATAGAAATTTATCGGTGCTGGTCGTCCAGACTGAGC from the Candidatus Poribacteria bacterium genome contains:
- a CDS encoding ABC transporter permease subunit, which encodes MFWVLLRREILAHLITFRFAITVITCLLLVATTMFIRINDYEQRLASYNAARDAHRDELLATRTYSFLMPKVDRPPNPMSIFNAGMDSRLGNTLRIYYTHVPVLWDAHSHSSGNFFIDHFYRIDLVFVFQFVLSLLALLFAYDAIAGERESGTMRLTMSHPVRRGSILGAKYVGAMTCLILPLIISFIIALIWIVSTGSIVFSEADFLRIAGILLTSIIYLSAIYLIGFFISASVHRTATALMISLFVWVVLVLVYPSVSVSVVDQLIKPQRSLIDSSYDAMWQIRETANEEAMEYLRNDGIAGESDHFNVEGSRGGLNVGLNNQRTLMRINFRAYDWQSISPESEKRVPHVIRYHQFLAPLHIDAAERMGLIRLPALDQIRFRRARIAQNLLRLSPAAMYNLATQAWLGTDLDGVVDFFETARHYRRTLINYFYDEDAFSSRQWFASDKGAINLDDLPRFVYQRANLWINATRALPDLQLLILLNVALFLATFAIFVRQEI
- a CDS encoding ABC transporter permease subunit translates to MIFHIVIRELYDHLSSLRFALTTLLILILMIVNAVVYLGEYKQRIDIYRGRTIASQNRLQSRCETLYDLALRGPGHLYKKPSPLSFSADGGEKLLLDEVRGNTDGRTRRWWNGDTSYEFTEIWGLTYPPNVDILFIAEQVPSERSIMPSYIKIDWGFVTAVLLSFMGILFTFDSISGEQERGTLRLMLSNSISRSAVICGKFLGAFFTIAIPFLFAAIVSIFIIYLSETVPFSSSHWVRLGLIICVALIYTSIFIFLGILVSSRIRESSTSLAVLLLIWTVWVVLLPNALGSVGNRLHARPPAREFMAQARDSREDLQRRYFARIKEPPKRETPATIATALGAEYVNKDAELRDRLHTGYLSAELRQIQTARSLTRISPAAIVQYAFEGLAGTGLPRHLDFITQTRQYAKQFRQFLIDTDRADPESPHAVGIPEGTSQKPVNFDAVPKFEDQHRFRADFNAAIIDLLLLILFLLVLFVGTFLSFLRMEIG